agacacaaggctgcaggctgagttatacagggaactctgagttatcactcgtgtattataagggataatgtaccccctactgtaaatgataaggatattagaagtcactgaggggttgttctgtgaccatataaagacacaaggctgcaggctgagttatacagggaactctgagtatcactcgtgtattataagggataatgtaccccctactgtaaatgataaggatattagaagtcactgaggggttgttctgtgaccatataaagacacaaggctgcaggctgagttatacagggaactctgagtatcattactgatatatacatatatattccagttagttaaaattctttaaagggatactgtcatgggaaaatcgtgctgctccatcagaattctgcactgaaatccatctctcaaaacagatttttttatatttcattttgaaatgtgacatggggctagatatattgtcagtttcccagctgcccccagtcagatgacttgtgctctgataaacttcagtcactttttactgctgtactgcaagttggagtgatatcaccctgccttttttcccccagcagccaaacaacagaacaatgggaaggtaaccagatagcagctccctaacacaagataacagctgcctggtagagataacaacatcactcaatagtaaaatccaggtcccactgagacacattcagtaacattgagtaggagaaacaacagcctgccagaaagcatttccatcctaaagtgctggctctttctgaaatcacatgaccaggcaaaatgacctgagatgcacctacacaccaatattacaactaaatacacttgctggttcaggaatgacattttatattgtagagtgaattatttgcagtgtaaacagtgtcatttagaaataaaaactacatcataaaaatcatgacagaatcccattaatgTGCCACTTATTACTTTCATTTGGGAGGGTTAGTTTTCCCTAAAATGCAATCAGTGAATTCAAGCAACGCATGTTCCCAAGGGATAATGTGACATACGAGAAGCGCCACTAACACAGTCTGAGGGACAGTAATAAATAGTCACACACAGCAATATCAGCTGGAGAAGGCGAGCTGTACTGCGCGTGCTTCACAACTAGGAGGCGGGGCTATCCGCTCCTTCCTGTCTCAGGCTCGCGCTTGTGTTGCTTCCGGTTCTGCACGTGTGATTTTGTTTATAGGAAGTGTCAGTCACACGGCGCCTGTAACATGAAGATCAAGCGGCAGAAACACGCCAAGAAATACCTCACCTTCTAGCGCTTCAACTTCGGGGTCCGGGAGCCCTACCAGGTGCTGTTAGATGGTACATTCTGCCAGGCCGCCCTCAAGAACAAGATTCAGATCAAGGAGCAGCTGCCCAAGTACCTGATGGGAGAAGTGCAGCTCTGCACCAGCCAGTGAGTCCCGGGGAGGGTCGGCGACTCAGGGTTGGTGACTCCTTGCTGTCGGAGGGGGAGTCCAGGGCTCTGAGACAGGAGACACTCGCCTCAGACATTAAAGGGgagcttaacttttagtatgttgaagaatggccaattctaagcaacttttctgttggtcttcgttatttaatttttatcatgttttttaaaCGAGACCTATAtgtaaaaaccctaattttgtaggcgattatgagtaatatatggtgttgatTTGACATGgtgctaaatattaatattatctttaaaaatagcctttttttttggagctccctatagatgatccctggtttaaatgagaggtgtgcgtgtcctaatggtccatgccagaagcacagtaggacagccaatcacagccctgcagtcactcaagcacagacaggcttcagttccctatcaggtcctgctagctgctgattggttcctgtcctacagtacagtgagctgagagccgccggctcccctgcacagcctgggaattcagggagcaggaagtggaagagagggattattagggttttttcagaaatagtcaataaatcagcctgaaacactacttttttaagcacaattgttctatatataaatgagtataacccaatggtacgttcttatttttacactaaatgtctcctttaattatttgtctccttcaaaccctttccagctttcaattggatATCACTGaccctataaaaaaaacaaccactctgtaaggctacacatttattgttattgctgctttttattactcctctttatagtccggcctctcctattcatattgcagtctcttattcaaatcaatggatggttgctaggggaattatgaccccagcaaccaaatcctagcgactgcaaactggagagatgctgaataaaaagctaaataatataaaaaccacaaataaaaaatgaaaaccatttgcaaattgtctccgaatatcactctctacatcatactgttatctcaaaggtgagcaaccccatTAAATTATAGTTTTCCTTCTAATTAAATGGCAAAAGTAATTCACAGAGCGGATCATTATCTCCCTAATGCTGAGGGCTTAGTTCACATCTCTGGGCTTAAAAAGGGTGTGTGCAGAGTCAGTTGGACTGGGCTCATGGGATATTGGGAAAATCCTGTCTATGGAGTGGGAGGAAGTGGTATAATGGGGGCCCAAGGATTGCAGTTCTCAGCAGTGGCATCAAGAGGAGGCACACAATGGGGTGCAGATAGGATGGGCTCTTGTGGTGAAGGCACCTGGTGGGTCCCGGGTACAGTTGTCCGACTTGGGAACAACTCAATCAGCGCTGGCAGGTTCCaagctaaaggaacagtaacaccaaaaaacttaagtgatttaaagtaatgaaaatatcatgtagtgttgccctgcactggtaaaactgacgtgttttcttcagaaatgctactattgtttatataaacaagttgctgtgtagtcattgtggaaattgcaaaaaggcatatggcacaggttaaatagcagataacagataacaccattatgctctacagagcttatctgctatctgctgtgtattctgagccttttctcctttcaatggctgcccccattgctacacagcagcttattaatataatcacagaactcctcagtgacttctaatatccttatcagttacagtagggggtacattatcccttataatacatgagtgatactcagagttccctgtataactcagcctgcagccttgtgcctttatatggtcacagaacaacccctcagtgacttctaatatccttatcagttacagtagggggtacattatcccttataatacatgactgatattcagcgttccctgtataactcagcctgcagcattgtgcctttatatggccacagaacaacccctcagtgacttctaatatccttatcatttacagtagggggtacattatcccttataatacatgagtgatactcagagttccctgtataactcagcctgcagccttgtgcctttatatggtcacagaataacccctcagtgacttctaatatccttatcatttacagtagggggtacattatcccatgttGTCCTGTCCACTGTAATGTGTAAAGCCAGTGTATCGCTCGTAACTCTGCTTTACTCTCTGTAACGTTCATTTATAGATATATGCAGGAATtgacattttatttgtatgtttcaTTACAGCTGTGTTATAAAGGAGCTGGAATCCCTGGGCAAAGAGCTCTACGGGGCCAAATTAATCGCCCAAAGATTTCAAGTGAGGAGCTGCTCTCATTTCAAGGATCCTGTCAGCGGCTCCGCATGTATTTTATCTTTGACTGCAGACGGCAACCCTCACCATTATTTCATCGCCACTCAGGTACCAGTGAGACCCGGTGCCATTGACATGCAGCCCTACTTAGTTACTCGCACTGCCTTTAGTTGCTAAGAAACAACTTTCCTTTTGTATTCTTTACCCCACGAGACAACAGGCAGCAGTTTTAAAGGCCTCCTTCCCTCTCTCAGTTTTTGTGCTCATTATGTTTGTGTTTAGTAGTGAACGAACGCCTTAAAATGAATTAGAAATGAAACTTActtaccagcccagaggttcagcagttcTCAgttattgttcaccttccaacacttttttctgttctgttgatttcagattgttcaccagaaatactcattttcaattactttcttttttctatttgcagCCGTTTTTTCTAAGAATGAATCTTAAAGGTTAATTTtacaccttctgaagcagctctatgagaggggggtcgccgaccctgtaaactgttctaaacggatacattaagttgatacatttgttatctttgtccctgctgagcagaatccctgggtttcattacaggcagctgttagaattgatacaatagttactaatactccagagatgctgctgagaaatgtatcaactaaatgtaaccgttcagaatctgcgcctggatcactgagcttccAGACTGAAACGCCAGGAACAAGAACTTTCAACTTTTCACTTCAATTTTGGAAAGATGGtaacaaatgaaaaatgtaaagcaattgaaaaaaagtctttatttctggtgaataatctgaaaacaactgaactgaaaatatgtttggaaggtgaacagccccacGGTGTCAAAACAATAATTGATTCCAGGCTGATAACATCTCTACTGCTATATggtagcagggccgccatcaggggggacaagtggcccaAGCCTGgccatgaaggggggcccagcagtgctgccattttgaaagagccgggcccccccttacgagtgcccgagccgtgcggccatttctcaATTCCCGAATGCAGAAGTGCTGAAacaattttggggccccaattttttttaacttgtatggggggccctggcaccaatgtttttttttttttaaacttataagggggcactgaccatcaatagctttttataacttgtgtgtggggggggtttactattttagcactgatgtctgtgtggtcttttaactgtgatgtggagtgggcgggatatggggtggggcttgggcgccagtgttggcggggccccaaaaatgttgttgtacagggccccgtgatttctaatggcggctctGTATGGTAGGGACACTATAAGATTAATTTCCTGTAAAACCACCTGATGGTATCCTCAGTTATGTCATTGTCACTTCCCTTTAAATCAAAATGTGATTGTTTCTGGTGTGGGCCAAGGAATGGAGTGCAGTCCCCACACAAAATACTAAATCTTAGTGCAGTCCCCACACAAAATACTAAATCTTAGTGCAGTCCCCACACAAAATACAAAATCTTAGCGCAGTCCCCACACAAAATACAAAATCTTAGTGCAGTCCccacacaaaaatacaaaatcttaGCGCAGTCCCCACACAAAATACAAAATCTTAGCGCAGTCCCCactcaaaaatacaaaatcttaGCGCAGTCCCCACACAAAATACAAAATCTTAGCGCAGTCCCCACACAAAATACAAAATCTTAGCGCAGTCCccacacaaaatacaaaaacttaGCACAGTCCCcacacaaaacacaaaatcttAGCGCAGTCCCCACACAAAATACAAAATCTTAGCGCAGTCCccacacaaaaatacaaaagcttCCTTTTGCAGTGAGTGTGGCTCTTTCCACCAGTTCTACTCTGCTGTTATTCTGATTTTGCTTTTTCTTGATGCACCAAAAATAGAGCTCCCCCTGTATAGTGCAATGTGCAGACTCTATTAGTTCATCATGTTGAATCATCTCCATCAAGTAGATTAGCCTTTTAATCCTGGATTAGATTTCATTGTATCGAGAATCACGTCGATTTTAATGAAGTCAAATAAAAGGCGCGTTTGTTCCCACTTTCTTGTTGTCTTAATCTGATGCTGGTTTATTAGCGGTTTTAAAGGATTAAGTAAATTGAAAGACAACCTTGATAATGCAGCCactacattttcatttgttacaGGATCAAGAACTGGCAGCGAAAGTAAAGAAGAGGGCTGGCGTGCCCCTGATGTTTATCATTCAGAACACCATCGTGCTGGACAAACCCTCCCCTAAATCTCTGGCCCGTGTCGAAGCTCTGCAGTCCAATCAGCTGGTGCCGGAGCACCAGAAACACAGTATCAAGCACCTTAAACATGAGCAAGGGGTTGCAAAGGACTCGGAACGCAAAGGAAGGAAACGTAAACGACTGAAAGGCCCAAACCCACTCAGCTGcatgaagaaaaagaagaaaatcccTGAGCAGCAGGCGGCAGCTTCTACTTCCAGCCAAacaaagaggaagaggaggagaaagaatgGAAAATCCGCAGGAAGTGAATCCATGGCAGGAAGCGGATAGGATGTGGTGCTGTGAGACTTCCCTACGTTGtacagttttattttgtattaaaaccggaactatttatattcattttcctttgttttcctgcttaaaggaaaactttacccccaaaatcaatacttaaaggggaagtaaagtctaaaatagaatgaggctagaaatgctgtattttgtatactaaacctaaacatgaatttactgcaccacaagcctaatcaaacaaatttatgctttcaaagttggccacagggggtcaccctcttgtaactttgtttaacatttttgcaagaccaagactgtgcacatgctcagtgtcgtctgggctgcttagggattgtcataaatgatcaaaacagcacaagtcaaataatatctgccagaagccgatacaacaagactgattaataatcagaatatacagactgcactgggtcctgtgttgtcatgtaatctaatgtggatattatagtttttgtattgtttaatacaaactttctccaactctgcagaaccagtggctgcagcaaaataatcctccaaatagaatcccagtttatctgtttaaatctgactccatgatctttgtccctgcagctggagttggaaacagtaaaggggatgtaaatgcaaaaataaaatccaatacaaatctccacacagtcgccgactgctctacagggaaacaaacaaagctgcttgagttctgcatggctgggaagtaaggcgggggctccccctgctgttcatagtatgattgtttccctgctcagcagttagggaccgtctgacaattcctatccacagcagtaaatgaagggagaatttcactgcatacagtcaggtttcttataaaaacggtacacattttttaattaaagtatattggagataggtttctttttcaaagaaagtaaaaattgtattttatttttttgcctttacaagcaacaaatagtttatatcatattaagtggcatattaaagaatcttaccaactgtatacatgtatattttagTAGATATTGCCCCTTTACATATTTTCCTTTGTGCCCCCATTTTATCATATTCTCTGTGCTGGATCACAGATCACCCGACCAGAAATattgcaactctaactgtaacaggaagtagtgtggaagcaaaagacataaatctgtctgttaattggctcatgtgacctaacatgtatggtttgtttgtgtgcaccgtgaatcgtaggatccacagagctgcccttattttttataatggcaattttctgtttatgattacccaattgcacatactactaaaaaggtatattattatgaaaatggtttatttacatgaagcagggttttacatagaagctgttttatgcaatatcttttttttttttatagagacctacattgttctgggattatagtttcctttaactggattaacattcatttttagtttcCAGTTGTGATGCAATGTTACGTAATCATTTCCTGTGCCACCCAGGGACACCGAGTGCATTAGAAATGGTGTCCATCTATTAAAAATGGAATGCAGTGTAATCGAATACCACTGTCCATATCACACGAAACATTCGCTTTatggtgaacttccccttttatTGAGAATTCAACAGTTCAGACATTTTCCATGTGAATTCTTAGACACTAGATGGGCCAATCGTAGCCCATGAACAGACCTCCGTTGGTTGCAACAGATGATAAGAGGCATATGCTGCATTATGTGTTGTAGCAGCACAAATATTTCTTCAATTGCTTGTCAGGTGGAAAGGGAATGAAGATACAATTaaagatcagcgccacaggctatgggaaaaaaaacaaataacagaacctagcgcaatattgttaatattcagtgcagtcaccaaagtgttacaatACTTATCTGTGTGTGTCTAGTGCAACACAGATTTTTCGTGTttgctatagtgatttctacaaggtgctatctccaaaataaaatgataattaaGTCGAACAAGGTGCTtgtagtgcttgcttcaaaaggtaaaatgaattaaaataaggtgcaatggtgtttttttcaatcagtaaaactcagcatgtggcttctcTACTCTCTGGGGGGATTGGCAATTTATAAGAGTCcttgatttcaaaacagcatatcaatatcaactccagggtagagtcctgcagcaggtcgggtacccgtgtgttacctgcaaaaacctgcaggAAGaagggtgcgggtatagacgcgggtcagtgattctgcgggtcttctcaatagcgattattactccttttttttgTTCACGCCTatttccaatgatgtcacttccggtttacaatgacagcgcttcctgattcttgatggtcagcgggtcagggttgcggataaggtacttgcgggtcgggtagcgggtccaagggggtaagaatgtgggtctgggttgcggattgcaggtttcgggtcgggtacgggttccagaaaatggacccgcacaggactctactccAGGGTAattctttttctgtaaagacataAAAAAGCAGGGACAGTGAccatagtgtaatttgcctttatttttcaaaaggttttaaaacttattgcacATAAATCAAACTTCAGAGCACATATCAGACAATCCAGTCTTGTAGTGCAGATCATGGACgtgaacctttgcaatacaaacCTTTGGTTCTGCCGGCTTCTCCCTCTCCCGTATGTTCCACCTGTACATCTACTCCCTAACGTTgagaccggaagtgatgtcacacctgacATATGGGAACATATGGGAGAGGGAGAAGCCTATGGTTAAAGACACACACAGTTTAGTGTTGCAACACTTTGGTgattgaatattaaaaatattgcactaggttctgttatttgttttttccatagcctgtggcgctaatctttaattgtatcttgatttgatgatccaggggaggaactgtgaaaaagatcggcaaaggaaaaaaatacttttcctttaaatcttgcaaatatttgttgttttttgcaattttaactctgttATATGGAAAGGGAATGGAGGCTGCCTGCTttagagatttggggagaatataGTTATATTTAAGCTGACAGTAGCAGTTCATCCTTTATGACCTATTCCACCGTGTCATCGATGCAGGAGAGGAACTGCACATAAATCAATGATGTGAGACTGGCACAAAGAAAAcgatttctttttttggtggGAGGGGCGTGGGCACACGGTGTGTATTGTATAATGATGAAATGCAATACAGTCTGTCGGCTCGGAGTTGGAACTTTCATAGATGTCAACGCACTTGTAATGAAAACACTGGTGGGAATTGAAGAGCTGAGCTGAGTTTTACATTTATATCGAAAGGAAATGTTTGCAAACTTAGAAATCAACCTAAAGGTGAGTGGAATTTGTTCATCCATATTTtagaatgtttaaagggatactgtcatgggaaaaaaactttttttcaaaatgaatcagttaatagtgctgctccagcagaattctgcactgaaatccatttctcaaaagagcaaacagatttttttatattcaattttgaaatctgacatggggctagacatattgtcaatttcccagctgccccaagtcatgtgacttgtgctctgataaacttcaatcactctttactgctgtactgcaagttggagtgatatcaccccctccctttttccccccagcagccaaacaaaagaacaatgggaaggaaaccagaaagcagctccctaacacaagataacagctgcctggtagatctaagaacaacactcaatagtaaaaacccatgtctcactgagacacattcagttacattgagaaggaaaaacagcagcctgccagaaagcatttctcttctaaagtgcaggcacaagtcacatgaccaggggcagctgggaaattgacaaaatgtctagccctatgtcagatttcaaaattgaatataaaaaaatctgtttgctcttttgagaaactaatttcagtgcagaattctgctggagtagcactattaactgatgcgttttgaaaaaaaacatgttttcc
This is a stretch of genomic DNA from Xenopus laevis strain J_2021 chromosome 6S, Xenopus_laevis_v10.1, whole genome shotgun sequence. It encodes these proteins:
- the utp23.S gene encoding LOW QUALITY PROTEIN: rRNA-processing protein UTP23 homolog (The sequence of the model RefSeq protein was modified relative to this genomic sequence to represent the inferred CDS: substituted 1 base at 1 genomic stop codon), translating into MKIKRQKHAKKYLTFXRFNFGVREPYQVLLDGTFCQAALKNKIQIKEQLPKYLMGEVQLCTSHCVIKELESLGKELYGAKLIAQRFQVRSCSHFKDPVSGSACILSLTADGNPHHYFIATQDQELAAKVKKRAGVPLMFIIQNTIVLDKPSPKSLARVEALQSNQLVPEHQKHSIKHLKHEQGVAKDSERKGRKRKRLKGPNPLSCMKKKKKIPEQQAAASTSSQTKRKRRRKNGKSAGSESMAGSG